The DNA sequence GTTTTTATATGTAAGTATCTGGCAAAGTTCTCATTACAAAATAGGTAGATTGATCTTTTATCCTTATAGAATATTTTTACTGGAAGATTCTCATGGAGTAATTTGCATTTATTTTCACTTATAAGGAACACTTCCTTTTTATATTTCTGCGTTTCCCATATATTTTGATATTCATATAATTTATTAATTATTTTCTTAATACTTTCAGTGAATTCATCTGGAACGTTATTACTATTTTCTGCTAATAATTTTTCAGTCTGCTTGAGCAATTTGTTAGTTTGCTTAAACTCATTTTGTGTACAAGCATCATTCATAGTATATTTGAAATCATTACAGGATTAAGCCTTTTCAGTATCAAATGGACTATCTATTTATTCAATTCTCATCGCAGATATTTATCTTACTGCTTTGATTAATTCTGGAAGCGTTATATTTCCTTATAGATAATGCCAAAAGCGAAGTAATCAAAAGGAGAAAAAGAGGTTAAAAAATCCAGATTACTATTGCTCTATTTAGTTAAAAACACACTATACGGAATGGAATGAAGTAGTAAATTATCAGGCTATGGATATTTCTTAGTATTATCTAAGAGTGCTTATAGTATCTTCGCTTTTGGGTAGGACTCAACATCTTTAAGAGGTTATTTTTTGTTCAACAAAATTTATTTTAGATAGAATTTTTAAAAAAAATTTTTTTTGATACAATATCTGGCTGCTTTGTAATAGTTTTGTAAAAAATATACTTCCCCCGTAAAGGTTTTAGGAGGATTAAAATCGTATAAATTCTCCATAATAAGCTCATTATATGGCTTTTTACTAAACCCATTTTTTTACTTGTAGCAATGTGCTACTGCTATACGTCTCGTATTAGAAAGAGCAAGCCTATTCACATGCTCTGTATGATCAATTTTCATAAATAGCTAAGGCACCACAGTATCCTTTATCTTTTTAACAGGTCTTCTTAAAGTACTTTTCAATTGGATTCATAATCTACGAAAAAGTTTTAATCTAAAATTATCGCTTTCTTAAAGGTTTTCATTTATTAAGTCATTTAACATACTGGTTGATTATATAGGATTATATAGAAAATTTCTATTTATTAAACAAAAAAATATAGAAAAATTCTGTATCACAAATAAATTATGCAAGATATCTTACAAAGAGCATTTAGAGAAGTATTAAAAAAATATATAGAAAGAAAAAAGACTCAAAAAATGAATCAAAAAGATTTTGCAAAAATCATAAAATTATCGGGAACCGAGCTAAGCAATATATTAACAGGACAAGAAAATATAGGGAAAAAACGATGGAATGATATAGTTGAAAAACTAGGCTCATCATTTGACGTTGATGTTAAAAAAAAGGTTGTAGAACTGATAGAAGAATCATTAAAAGAGAAATCTGCAAAATGTAAAACGCAATCTGAATATCTGGGAAAATATAAACCTTTTGAATTGGAAGAACAAAAATATATTGGTCTATTAATTGAAATTTTCAGAGGCTCAAACAAAAAAAATATAAGAGCCCTTAAAGAGAATATTGGGGCATTTTATGATACGCGCAATATAAAAACGGAAACAGAAACAAATGCCATACAAAACAACCATATAAAAAAACCTGCTTGCTGAATTAGCCAAAATGAGAAAATTACTTTGTTTAAGATGTTGGCGGGGAGAACCCCATGAATGCCATTATGATTAAAAAGTGAAAAGCCTTGTTCTTGTGATTATAGAGAACAAGGCTTCTTACCATATAACGAGATTACTTCTCTTATTTCCTTTTAATCTTCCCGAAAGACAATATCATCATAATACAATTCAAGCTTGTGCTTATGTTTTAGTTCTTCCTGAGCCAAAATCTTGCATAATTTTTTTATATCAGCATTATCAGCCGATTTGGCCATGCTAACATAAAAGTTATAGGATTTCTGCTCTTTCTTCATAGCAACGATAAGTACATCCTGGAAGTCTTTAACTTCTGTAATATCCTTATCAACCAAATATTCAGTAATATGGAGATCCTGAATTTTTTCAGGCTTAAATTTTTTGATCTTAGAGGCATCAAAATTTTCCAACATCTCCTTATGTTTCAATTCTTCCTCGGCAAGTTCCTTTATCCATACTTTTGAAGCCGCATCTTTTACAAGCTTTAATGCATTCGTATAAAATTTATATGCTTTATCTTCTTGTTCCGCGGCTTGTTTAATAATCTCTTTTACATCCATTATTCTATTACCCCTCCCTTCAATAGTTAAGATACTATTAAGTTTAACCATACCAATTATGCATTAATTACGGTGCAAAGATAATAATTTATCTCATGTATTGGATTTATTTCTTTGTTTTGCCTAAGGATTTTAATTCTGTCAATTTATGTTCAGCCGCAATAGCCGCAGTAACCCCTTCTCCAACGGCAGTTGCAATTTGCCGATAAGAATTTTTTCGAATATCGCCGACAGCATACAGTCCCTCAATAGCTGTTTCCATATGGATGTTTGTCTCAATATGGCATCCGGTATCTACACAGAGCAAATTGCCTAAAAAATCTGTATTCGGTGAACTTCCAATGAAAATAAAAACTGCTTGACAGGGAAAATCCTTTTTCTCTTTCGTTAGAACATTTTGAGTGGTAACCCCTTCAATCTTCTCTTTGCCGTTAACACTTTCAACTATAGTATTTAATACTACACTTATTTTTGGATTTGAAAAGGCATCGTCGAGATAAATCTTTGTAGCCCGAAACTCATCCCTCCTGTGTATTATCCTGACTGAATTGGCATATTTGGTAAGAAAAATGCCTTCTGTAATAGCAGAGTCGCCTCCTCCAACAACAACAACATCTTTACCCTTATAAAACGCTCCGTCGCAGGTGGCACAGTAGCTAACGCCATTCCCATAAAACTCCTTCTCTCCAGGTATCTCTAATTTTTTTGGGTCTGCGCCAGCAGCCAAAATAACTACATGGCTTGCATATTTATCGGTATCAGTCGTAACAATTTTTAAGCCATTTTCCAAATCTAATTTCAAAACTTCCTCATACCGAATCTCTACACCAAATCGTTTGGCCTGCGCTTCCATTCTCTGTACCAAATCAACGCCGGTAATAACCTCAGGAAACCCTGGGTAATTCTCAATGAGTTCAGTACCGATTAACTGACCTCCCAGATATCTCTTCTCAAGAATTACCGTCTTAAGCAGGGCACGACAGGTATAGACAGCAGCGGCAAGGGCAGCCGGTCCTCCTCCCACAATAATTACATCATAATCTCTATTCACATTCCCTTTAATCCTCTCATTGCATTTAAAACTTGCCATCCATAAAAATTTAAGGCAAACTGTTTTTTTTCAATATGACACGCTAAACATTGCTTCGTTCCTTCCGTAGCCCAATTACGGGTTACAAACGCAGTTTTAGACTTTTCTCCTTTTGGTGTTAACTTTTCCTTTCCTGCATGGCAAAAATTACATTCCGTTCCCATAACTTCAGAAAGCTCAAACATCTTCCTGGCCTGTTGTTCGTTTTCCTTATAATGCTTCAGATCAATATGACAATGGTCGCATTCAACACCCAGCGCAACAGAAGCCTTCATCATTTCCTTTGATTTCTCCCCTGCTTCTGTAAAAACTGTTAAATCTTCATTATGGCAAAAATTACAATCAACGCCCAGGAGGGATGTCATCCTTTTTATCAATGCTTCTCTCTCTTCTTTTGTACCTTTAAAGTAAGGATTTGAGTAGGTAACGCTTGGTGTGTTTTCCCGCCTCTGTTCTGTATTCGATAAAGCGTAACTTTCAAAGCAAGATATCGCAATACCCGTGATGATTATATATATTCTCAAGTTTTTCTTTTGAAATAGTTTTAGCATACATGCTACCATAAAATTAAAGTTATAATAAAAAAACAACAACCCAAATGGCGTTTGGATAGGAATATATCGACGGTTAAGGTTTTTAATCGAGTTTGTCAAACATATCCTTACCAGCACCGCAGGATGGACAAATCCAATCATCTGGTAAATTCTCAAAAGACGTCCCGGGTTTTACACCATTATCCGGATCTCCTTTTTCTGGGTCGTATACATAGCCACACACCCTGCATTCCCACTTTGACATTTATTTTTTCTCCTCAATGTTTAATGATAAATATTTTACACTACATTCTATAAGGTTATCAATCTTTAAAAACAAAGAAAGTGCAAAAGACCCCTTCTTTTGCACTTTCTTTCTCGCTCATACTGCATTCAAAACTTAACGGTTTTCAATAGGTATTTGCTTATCCCGAAGATTCTTATGGCACTCGAAACAGGTCTTTTCTATCATAGTTGTGAAAGATTTAAGGGTTGCTCCTTCATCGTTCGACTTTGCAGCTTTTTGAATTTCTAATGCTGATGATGCAATATCTTTTAAATACACATCAAAATCCTCTTTTAATTTTGTAATCTTCTTTGAATCATTTGGATCTATCTTGGCCCGTTTATACCATGGATTCTCCTTTGGATCCACCTGAAAGAATGTTTCGTTTATCTTATAGCTTTGATTTACAACTGCGCCTGCCTCCTGCGCGACATATTTAAAATTCCCTGCTAGTATTCCATCAAGAATATTTTCCATATGGTTTGCTATCTCATTCATCAATGCCCTGGTAGGTTCTATAACTCGCTCATGGGAGGCAACTTCTTCCTCAGCTGCGGAAACCATAGAAAAGTTAATGCTATTCCCCAATCCTATCAAACTCAAACCTAATAAACCAATATTTAAAAACCCCATCCTTTTCAAGTTATATCTCCTTTCTAAAAATGATAAAAAATAATATACAGGACTAATATTATCCTCTAAATGTATACTATTTTAGCATAGGGTTCAATGGTAAAAATAACGGATGAAATTTCTCATATCACTGAAACCCTATAGTTCACCGCAGAGGGCGCTGAGAGCGCAGAGAAATATTAAGGAAAGAGAGAAATTTTGTATAATACTTCTGCTTATACCTCTCTTACATTCTCAGCGACCTCGGCGTTCTCTGCGGTGGGCTGAACTGTTACTAATTGACTTCAATAAGCATAGCAGAAAGAAACATGCTTCATATACATCAAAAGAACAAAAGAGTGCAGGTAATTTATTATCTGCACTCCCTTGCCAATTCATTACTCAGAGTTTGAAAAGACCTCGTAACCATTCAATAATTTTCAGGTGGTATTTTATCACTCATGCATCTTTTTGTGGCAATCGAGACATGTGTTTTTTATCAAACCCGAAAAGGCATCAAATGCTGTTTCCTCATTTTTTGAATCCGCTGCTTTTTGAATCTCTTGCAGAGATGCATCTATCTTTCCAAAATAGCTTAAAAAATCTGCTCTTAATTGTTTAAATTTCTCCAAATCTTCCGGCTGCAAATGGGAGGTTTTAGGATCTTTCTCATATGCTTCAATATCCAAGCTTTGAGGAAAATAGGTATTAATAATCTGTTGACCTTTTTCTGAAACGGCTGTGGCGTTTTGTTTAACAGATTCAAAATTACCTTCTAATATCGCAGTTAGTAGCGCATTTATCCTGTCCCTTATCTCCAATGCCATGTTTCTCAGAGGTAACTTAACATCTTTATGCCACATAGCTTCATATTTATGATAAATCATTTGTCCTTCACCTGCCCCTGCATAAACGGTTGAAGATCGGACGATATTTGCTGACCCTATGAATACCACAAAACCTAAAAGACTTATACCCAAAAATATTACCTTTTTCATACAAAACCTCCTTCTTACCTAATAATAATTTAAAGCAAATAGAGTTATCACTGTGTCGACAAACAATCCTCCTTTCTTGTATCACGGATTTTCTGAAAAAAAATAAATCACAAAGATTACAAATTTATACAGAAGCGCCTTTTGTATGCGGCTCAGTCATAAAAGCAGGAGATAATACCTGGTCTAATTGATCTGCAGGAATAAGTTTGTGTTGCTGAATAATCTCTTTTACAGATTTCCCTGTCCGCATCGATTCTTTTACGATATCAGCCGCTTTTGAATATCCTATAATAGGATTCAGAATAGTAACGATTCCCAAACTCCTAATGGCATAGTCCCGGCATTTATCCACATTTACCGTAATACCATAAATACATTTCTCATGAAATATCCTTGCAGCATTTGTAAGAATGATAATGGAATCAAGTAGCTTATACTGAATTAACGGCATCATAACATTCAGCTCAAATTGCCCGGCCTGGGCAGCCAATGCTATTGACATATCGTTGCCCAAAATAGAAAAACAGACCATATTCATCATTTCAGGAATAACAGGATTAACCTTTCCTGGCATAATAGATGACCCTGGCTGCATTGCAGGCAGATCAATCTCCGCCAATCCTGTGTTTGGTCCGGAATTCATTAATCTCAGATCATTTGAGATACGGATAAGTTCCACAGCTAAAGTGCGAAGGGACCCAGAGTATTCGACAAAAGGCGCATTACTTTGCGTGGCCTCAAATCGATTCTTTGATTCCTTGAGGTCAAGATTGGTCATCTTCCTGAGCTTTTCAATAACCCTGCGAGCAAACTCCGGATGAGTGTTAATTCCTGTACCTACAGCGGTTCCACCGATTCCTAATTCTTTTAAGCTTTCGCTTGCCTTTTCAATACCTTTAGTCGCTTTAAACAGGGATTCCGTATAGCCAGAGAATTCCTGTCCTACCCGGATAGGCACAGCATCATGAAGATGTGTACGGGCTGATTTTATCATTGAATCAAATGATTTTGCTTTCTGATTAAACACTTCAACCAGGATATACAAGCCCTTAATAAGTTTTTTAGATAACTGTAACGCTGCGATACGCATTGCAGTAGGATAGATATCATTGGTAGATTGTCCATAATTCACATGGTCGTTCGGATGCACGATAGAATAATCACCTTTTTCACCACCCAGCATTTCGATTGCAATATTAGCAACAACTTCATTTACATTCATATGATGTGATGTTCCTGCCCCTGCCTGGTATACATCCACCAGAAACTGTTCCTGAAATTCACCATTCAATATGCGATCACATGCCAGAATAATCATGTTGCCAATCCTGCTATCGAGACAACCGAGTTCTACGTTCACCATAGCAGCTGCCTTTTTTATATGAACAATGGCCAAGGTAAATACCGGCTGAGATGTTTGACCACTAATGGGAAAATTCTCAATAGCCCTGGCAGTTTGGATTCCGTAGTAGACCGTTGCAGGAATGTGCATCTCACCCAGGGAATCTTTTTCGGTACGGAATGAATCTATCTTTCTTTTGCTCATACTTTTTTACTTACCATATTCACCCACAGATCATAAATACGTCCTTCATTCTCAGCTTCCCAAAGCTCTGTATTTTCAAGATATTCAAGTGTATTCTTTAAAATAGTGCAATGTATCTCCTCTTCACTGGCAAGGAAATGATACACATCCTTTTCCCTTCTGTCATGCGCATCTTTAGCAGCTTGTTCATAAAATTTAATTCCATTTTCCTCTATCTTTATAGCCAGCTTCACAGCTTCTATATCATTTGTGTTTGCATTTACCTTTTGTTTTAGCTCATCGCCCATATCTTGAAAGATATTCATTAGTCTCTCTCTGGGATTTATTGTAGTTTTTTCCCTTTCCTGAACAGCCTCTTTATGGGTAAACAATAAGGTTTTGATCCTTTTCGCATGCATTTTTTCATCTTCTATAAAAGATCGGAACATAGCCTTACCCATAGGATGAAAGGTTTTGGATGCCATATCAGTATAGAATTTTATCCCGTCTATTTCCATCTGGAGTGCAATTGATTTTATATCCTTTAAAGCCTCGCTCATTGTATATCCTTAAAATTGAATAGTTAAAATAGGCCTTCGGCTACTTTTGTTTTTAATCAAAACGTAGGGCAAGGCTTTAGCCTTGCTTCCCTGCATGAACGTACATGGGGGAGAGCAACCCTAAAGGGTTGCCCTACAGAATTGAAATTCCTATACATTAAATTAAGCTATCTTTGGCAGCGACTCACAAAAAACGGAGTCGAAATAGGGCGAGGTCTTAGCCTTGCCAAACAACCCTGAAGGGTTGCCTACGTAATTGAAATTCCTAATCGTTAAAGTTCTCATACCCTATTATTGCGGAAGGGATTTTATTGAATAATCATTCGCTATATCAACAAGAGCAAATTTCTGGCAGCACAATGAGCACCGTTCCTCATTCCCCACCGAAGGCATCTTCCCAAAATTAATCTCCCAGCCACACATAAGACAATAGAAACTCACATCATGATTATCAGATTCAATATCTCTGATAATTCTTCCTATAGCATCCCGGTGTCCTTTGGCTGCCCTTGCCAGATGTTGAAAAGTTTCTTTTACCTTAATATCTTTCGAAGCAACGGCAAGTTGGTTATATAAATGTTCTTGCTCTTCCTCTACCTCTAAATTTTCCTCCAGGAATTCAAGTATAGATTTATACCCTTCTCTCATCTGTATCTCTCCTAATTATTTAAGATAATCTACTCAAATGGTCTTCCAGTTCTGCTTTATGCCGTATTTCATTGTGCAGAATACCCTCAAGCAGGGCATTGATTTTAGGATCATGAAATACCTTAATCTGATTACTGTATCTTTCAATGGATATATCTTTTTTTTGTATCGCCAATTTTACATTTTCAATATCTTTACTCATTTCTTAATTTCCCCTTCCTGCAAAAATAATATTTTTAAGTTATACTCATTCTATAATCAATTATTATACCAAAATGTTGTCTTTTGAAAATTACACTCAAATATATCCTACTTATAATCAATACTTGTAGTTACAAGAAATGTACAATCAAAAAAATTTAAATTCTCAAGCAACTTATATCAAGAATTTTAGACCGAAAATCCATTTCTTTAGATTTTTATCCTTTGGTTTAATACATTTTTGAATAAAACTCCAAAGTTTACTTTAGCAATTTAACTGTTGACAATATAGGATTTCAATTTATAATGATTTTTAACATAACGGCAGCCTCCAAGTGGTTGAGAGGACAAAAGTAAAGGGTCTTTAACCTGTTGTATATTCAAATGAAGTAACACAAACAAATACCATACATAAAGTTGTTAAGATAGCCTTACTGCCGAAGATGTTCTTTGATGAATATTTTCCCTGTAAGGTTTTTTATTTATAGATGGATATGAAAAAAAGCCTGCTTCGAAAAAAGCCAGTGTATTACTCAATAAAAATTTTTAGGTTAAAAATATGCGAAAACATGAAAGAATTATTCAATATCTTTCGCTGACCGCAACGGTAGTCGCTACATCAGGACTACTCATTTCCATACCCTCTTTTAATAATGTAAAAATCGAAAAATCCCTCCCTTTTTTCAACATTTCCAAATTGAAAGAATCTTCTCCTGAATTGAATCTTGTTAGCATTTGTCGTACCGATGTAAGCGAAAATCAGTGGAAATATATTGTTATTCATCACAGCGCAACTGAAAAGGGAAACGCTGCTCGATTTGATAATTATCACAGGAATAAGAGAGGCTGGGAATATGGTCTTGCGTACCACTTTGTAATTGGAAATGGTTCATTTTCGGGAGATGGAGAAATAGAGGTTGCTGAGCGATGGAAAAAACAGATACATGGAGCACATACAGCAAATATGGCCTGCAATCGTGTGGCAATCGGGATTTGTCTGGTTGGTGATTTTGAAAATGGAGGTGTTCCTACCGATAACCAACTCGAATCGTTAGTTAAATTAATCCAATATCTCTCAAGAAGATATACTATCCCTGTATCAAATATATTATTACATAAACAGGTACATCAAAAGGGCACAGCTTGTCCGGGTAAGAATTTCCCATTTGCCGAACTTAAGATGAAGCTTCTGCAAATGGCCTCAAATCCGACCAACCATATTTAAGGATACCGGATTTTGCCTTATTTTATTTGTGTCTTTAAGAGTTCAGCTTTCACATCTTCAATAGATGCACCAAAGGGCTTCCCGTAGTGCTGTAATTTTTTATCATACTTATAATTTCTTGCAGCCACTAATCCCAGACTTCCTCCCTGAAAATATTCATAAACCATGATAACCTGTTCCTCAGTATCCACAAGGTAAAATGGTTGTCTACTTCCTAATTGTCCACCTACTACACCAAAAACCTGTTGCGCACTTCCGTCTCCCTGGGCAATAACATAATTTGTTGTATTCCTAAAAATTAGAATCATAAGCAACAAGGCAATAATAATAAGCAAGAGTGTATTCACCTTATACATTTTACGCATAAGACATCCTCGAATGAATAAATATTTTATTTGTTTAACGAGTATAAATAACGAAATGGATGCTTCCTAAGGGTTATTTGAATCTGTCACATGAAACTTTTTATTCGATATGCTACTCAGAAAATCTGCTTCTTGCTCTTCTTTGATAATAATAGTGGGTTTTAAAAGAATAATCAAATTTGACTTTCTGTTATTCTTCAAATTTCGGGAAAACAACCTCTTTAGCAGAGGTATTTTCGATAATACGGGAATACCCGTTGTCTGATCATCCTTGTTAATAGAACCGAGTCCGCCAATAATAAGCGTGCCTTTGTCAGGCACACAAACTGTTACAGATACCTGAGAAACATTTATTGTCGGCAATTGAACAGTTGAGGTAGGAGGTATGTTAACAACTCCTGTACCTCCAGTCGTAAGGGTTGTATCGGTACCAACTCCGGTAAAAGTAAACGATTCTATTGTCTCAATTTGAAACACAGAAGGAGTTACTTCCAGATAAATGTACTTTCTATCTGCACTTACAATAGGTCTTACATCAAAGGTTGTTCCTTCGGGAATTGTACCAATAACAGGAGTTACAACACCTTCTGCAACGGAAGTACTTTGAATATAATTCGTAGTTTTAACAACAGCAATATTACCACGCTGGGTATTAGAGAGTGTTATTCGCGGTGATGTGAGTATTTCCGAATCCTTGCTTTCCTGGACAGCGCGTATAAATCCTTTTAGCATACTATTATGTAAGATGGAATAATTGAGCGAAAGCCCACTGCCAGCGACTAGTTCGCTAATATCTGTTTCAGCGCCTGTATCGATAGAGGTATCATCACTAAAAAATTTACTGAAATTGCTGCCTATATCCTCAAGAAATTCATCAGTAACGGAAATAAAACGGGCTTCAATATTTACCTGAAGGTTCTGTGACGACCTTAAAGAAGCCAAAAGGTTCTCAATCTGCCTATGAACGAATTTACTATTAACCACTACGAGGTCTCCCGGGTGACCCACCCTTGCAATGATACTCCCTTCGCCCTGACCAGGAATATTCATGTGCCGCTGACTGTTGGGAATAGCAGTGCCAATAACATGAGTACGATATGACCACGATGCTGGTTCGATAGTGGTAACAATCAATTCGATCAGATCCGA is a window from the Candidatus Jettenia sp. genome containing:
- a CDS encoding helix-turn-helix domain-containing protein; translation: MQDILQRAFREVLKKYIERKKTQKMNQKDFAKIIKLSGTELSNILTGQENIGKKRWNDIVEKLGSSFDVDVKKKVVELIEESLKEKSAKCKTQSEYLGKYKPFELEEQKYIGLLIEIFRGSNKKNIRALKENIGAFYDTRNIKTETETNAIQNNHIKKPAC
- a CDS encoding ferritin family protein, with the translated sequence MVKLNSILTIEGRGNRIMDVKEIIKQAAEQEDKAYKFYTNALKLVKDAASKVWIKELAEEELKHKEMLENFDASKIKKFKPEKIQDLHITEYLVDKDITEVKDFQDVLIVAMKKEQKSYNFYVSMAKSADNADIKKLCKILAQEELKHKHKLELYYDDIVFRED
- the trxB gene encoding thioredoxin-disulfide reductase, giving the protein MNRDYDVIIVGGGPAALAAAVYTCRALLKTVILEKRYLGGQLIGTELIENYPGFPEVITGVDLVQRMEAQAKRFGVEIRYEEVLKLDLENGLKIVTTDTDKYASHVVILAAGADPKKLEIPGEKEFYGNGVSYCATCDGAFYKGKDVVVVGGGDSAITEGIFLTKYANSVRIIHRRDEFRATKIYLDDAFSNPKISVVLNTIVESVNGKEKIEGVTTQNVLTKEKKDFPCQAVFIFIGSSPNTDFLGNLLCVDTGCHIETNIHMETAIEGLYAVGDIRKNSYRQIATAVGEGVTAAIAAEHKLTELKSLGKTKK
- a CDS encoding NapC/NirT family cytochrome c, with protein sequence MRIYIIITGIAISCFESYALSNTEQRRENTPSVTYSNPYFKGTKEEREALIKRMTSLLGVDCNFCHNEDLTVFTEAGEKSKEMMKASVALGVECDHCHIDLKHYKENEQQARKMFELSEVMGTECNFCHAGKEKLTPKGEKSKTAFVTRNWATEGTKQCLACHIEKKQFALNFYGWQVLNAMRGLKGM
- a CDS encoding rubredoxin, which translates into the protein MSKWECRVCGYVYDPEKGDPDNGVKPGTSFENLPDDWICPSCGAGKDMFDKLD
- a CDS encoding cytochrome c, encoding MGFLNIGLLGLSLIGLGNSINFSMVSAAEEEVASHERVIEPTRALMNEIANHMENILDGILAGNFKYVAQEAGAVVNQSYKINETFFQVDPKENPWYKRAKIDPNDSKKITKLKEDFDVYLKDIASSALEIQKAAKSNDEGATLKSFTTMIEKTCFECHKNLRDKQIPIENR
- a CDS encoding aspartate ammonia-lyase — its product is MSKRKIDSFRTEKDSLGEMHIPATVYYGIQTARAIENFPISGQTSQPVFTLAIVHIKKAAAMVNVELGCLDSRIGNMIILACDRILNGEFQEQFLVDVYQAGAGTSHHMNVNEVVANIAIEMLGGEKGDYSIVHPNDHVNYGQSTNDIYPTAMRIAALQLSKKLIKGLYILVEVFNQKAKSFDSMIKSARTHLHDAVPIRVGQEFSGYTESLFKATKGIEKASESLKELGIGGTAVGTGINTHPEFARRVIEKLRKMTNLDLKESKNRFEATQSNAPFVEYSGSLRTLAVELIRISNDLRLMNSGPNTGLAEIDLPAMQPGSSIMPGKVNPVIPEMMNMVCFSILGNDMSIALAAQAGQFELNVMMPLIQYKLLDSIIILTNAARIFHEKCIYGITVNVDKCRDYAIRSLGIVTILNPIIGYSKAADIVKESMRTGKSVKEIIQQHKLIPADQLDQVLSPAFMTEPHTKGASV
- a CDS encoding ferritin family protein, whose amino-acid sequence is MSEALKDIKSIALQMEIDGIKFYTDMASKTFHPMGKAMFRSFIEDEKMHAKRIKTLLFTHKEAVQEREKTTINPRERLMNIFQDMGDELKQKVNANTNDIEAVKLAIKIEENGIKFYEQAAKDAHDRREKDVYHFLASEEEIHCTILKNTLEYLENTELWEAENEGRIYDLWVNMVSKKV
- a CDS encoding peptidoglycan recognition protein family protein is translated as MRKHERIIQYLSLTATVVATSGLLISIPSFNNVKIEKSLPFFNISKLKESSPELNLVSICRTDVSENQWKYIVIHHSATEKGNAARFDNYHRNKRGWEYGLAYHFVIGNGSFSGDGEIEVAERWKKQIHGAHTANMACNRVAIGICLVGDFENGGVPTDNQLESLVKLIQYLSRRYTIPVSNILLHKQVHQKGTACPGKNFPFAELKMKLLQMASNPTNHI